Proteins from one Flavobacterium sp. N2038 genomic window:
- a CDS encoding NmrA family transcriptional regulator produces MKNTKILVLGSNGKTGRRVAERLGANATVEIRLGSRTETIPFDWEKPETWENVLKDIEVVYITFQPDLAIPSAEETLENFTRLATQTGVQKMILLSGRGEKEAQLCEEVVKQNAKNWTIIRASWFNQNFSESIFLDPILAGIVALPRAEALEPFTDADDIADVVVEAILDNKHNTKTYELTGPRLLTFKDAVNEIAEASGKNIAFQGLSLEEYTQMLREYEVPEDHIWLVNYLFEQVLDGRNSYITSDIEQVLGRKAKDFSSYAIETAKTGIWNS; encoded by the coding sequence ATGAAAAATACCAAAATTTTAGTCCTGGGTTCCAATGGGAAAACCGGACGCAGAGTTGCAGAAAGATTAGGAGCAAATGCTACTGTAGAAATTCGTTTGGGTTCCAGAACCGAAACTATTCCTTTTGATTGGGAAAAACCGGAAACCTGGGAAAATGTCTTAAAAGATATTGAAGTAGTTTATATTACTTTTCAGCCCGATTTAGCCATTCCATCTGCAGAGGAAACACTGGAAAATTTTACTCGTTTAGCCACACAAACTGGCGTACAAAAAATGATTTTATTATCCGGAAGAGGAGAAAAAGAAGCGCAGTTATGTGAAGAAGTTGTAAAACAAAATGCCAAAAACTGGACTATCATTCGTGCAAGCTGGTTCAATCAAAACTTTAGCGAAAGTATATTTCTGGATCCTATTCTGGCCGGAATTGTTGCTTTGCCCAGAGCTGAGGCACTGGAACCTTTTACAGATGCAGATGATATTGCAGATGTGGTTGTAGAAGCGATTTTAGACAATAAACATAATACCAAAACTTATGAATTAACAGGTCCGAGATTATTGACGTTTAAAGATGCTGTAAATGAAATTGCTGAAGCAAGCGGCAAAAACATAGCTTTTCAGGGATTAAGTTTAGAAGAATACACACAAATGCTCAGAGAATATGAGGTTCCCGAAGATCATATCTGGCTGGTAAATTATCTTTTTGAACAGGTTTTGGATGGAAGAAATTCATATATAACTTCTGATATTGAGCAGGTATTAGGTAGAAAAGCTAAAGATTTTAGCTCATATGCAATTGAAACAGCCAAAACCGGAATTTGGAATTCTTAA
- a CDS encoding potassium channel family protein: MKVKKDRFFYRFWDRESGMNGMLLLLVLMHFIITPLFGSYLSFMVVLSIFWMLFLLAGIISLAKDKKQAIRISVIPFLFILFEWISFFKKDDFILIIDFCLSVLSILLLIALVLAKVLESGPVNVHRIVGSIVVYMLLVNLWSVMYLFIFNNIDGAFQMPEIKFEINSKQANFLYFSYVTITSTGFGDILPLHPLARSLVQLEVLTGVLYPVVLIGRLVADANFSRDKKRNT; encoded by the coding sequence ATGAAAGTAAAAAAAGATCGTTTTTTCTATCGTTTCTGGGATCGCGAAAGTGGTATGAATGGTATGTTGCTATTACTTGTTCTCATGCATTTTATTATCACTCCGTTATTTGGAAGTTACCTGTCTTTTATGGTAGTGCTAAGTATCTTTTGGATGCTGTTTCTTCTGGCCGGAATTATTTCTTTGGCAAAAGATAAAAAGCAGGCGATTCGCATTTCGGTTATTCCATTCTTATTTATTTTGTTTGAATGGATTAGCTTTTTTAAAAAAGACGACTTTATTCTTATAATAGATTTTTGTCTGTCTGTACTTTCGATATTGCTTTTGATTGCATTGGTTTTGGCTAAAGTTCTCGAATCTGGTCCGGTAAACGTGCATCGTATTGTGGGGTCGATTGTTGTTTATATGCTCTTAGTAAATCTATGGAGTGTAATGTATCTGTTTATTTTTAATAATATCGACGGAGCTTTTCAAATGCCCGAAATTAAGTTTGAAATAAACAGTAAACAGGCCAATTTTTTATATTTCAGTTATGTCACAATTACCTCTACAGGATTTGGAGACATACTTCCGCTTCATCCTTTAGCAAGATCTCTGGTTCAGTTAGAAGTCTTAACGGGCGTTTTATATCCCGTTGTTTTAATTGGAAGACTCGTTGCCGATGCGAATTTCTCCAGAGACAAAAAACGAAATACGTAA
- a CDS encoding YybH family protein — protein MKNNLLKGILLLGALTSIVACNTKKDEPVVVDKEAIKKEIQAKEDEFATVYNSGEIKSIGYYDDNAITFFQNRAPLVGKAAITEFLKSDVVANSNKISFKTTEVFVSTDGNQVVETGAYSVVDSTNTTVSTGNYMSLFEKKDGKYVCVRDMSASDMPAN, from the coding sequence ATGAAAAACAATCTCTTAAAAGGAATTTTATTGTTGGGTGCTTTAACTTCTATCGTTGCCTGCAATACAAAAAAGGATGAACCTGTTGTGGTTGATAAAGAAGCGATAAAAAAAGAAATTCAGGCTAAGGAAGATGAATTTGCGACTGTTTATAATTCCGGCGAAATAAAAAGTATCGGTTACTATGATGACAATGCGATAACTTTTTTCCAGAATCGTGCACCATTGGTTGGAAAAGCGGCGATTACAGAATTTTTAAAAAGTGATGTTGTAGCAAATTCAAATAAAATTTCATTTAAAACAACTGAAGTTTTTGTGTCGACCGACGGAAATCAGGTCGTTGAGACAGGTGCCTACAGCGTAGTCGATTCGACAAATACAACCGTTTCTACTGGAAATTACATGAGTTTGTTTGAAAAGAAAGATGGTAAATATGTATGTGTTAGAGATATGAGTGCTTCAGATATGCCGGCAAATTAA
- a CDS encoding PAS domain S-box protein, producing MSRTNEKYYFLNGGGEMGELIRAKDWSKTSLGNPDSWPQSLCTMMAVVLNNPIGMYIAWGDHFTQIYNDAFRPILGLNKHPEALGNSSRETFSEIWNTIGPMFDDVMNDKAVGFSDLKLILNRNGFDEECYFNFSYTPIKKVDGKVGGILVTVVETTEKTTQILGRKKIEESEQKIRQLVENAPFPIALYAGKEMIVELANESIIKIWGKGNDVIGKSFKDVVPELDNQLVFEQINTVFETGQSFHTKNTPLDLVVDGKLDTYYFNYSLTPLFDTNGKIFGVMNTGVDLTDLNLARKKIEEANKRFRDTVKQAPIGITILRGPDFMVEMANDAYLKLVDREEETFVGRPLFESLPEVRESVNIFLSNVLTTGIPFHGNEVPIPLNRFGKLQTSFFDFLYNPLKEENGEISGIIVTVTEVSEKVEARKKIELNEERLKIIVDASELGTWELNLIENKIHYSERYVEIVTGSKDHIDLKHEQVLTYIHPDDLAIRNQAYNDALISGLINYELRVIWGDKSIHWIEAKGKVYFDTEKNPEKLLGTVRDITEEKNHQQELEKSEKRFRSLTESIPQLIWETDDKGNSLFASGKWFEYTGIQPAGEEVWKSMIHPDDYDENAKIWAHSLKTGELYKCDVRIKRYDGNYRWHTVIGEPVFNESNKIIKWVGAFTDIHTEKAFTHELEQQVTARTRELIVMNESLQKSEERYHLMVEEVQDYAILYLNREGIIENWNLGAEKIKGYKAEEIIGQNFAVFYTEADRKINLPQTLLNRATEQGKAKQEGWRVRKNGSLFWASVVITAIHNKKSQVIGFSKVTHDLSEKKKADDKIRLNALELEQKNTELEKMNQELQSFAYISSHDLQEPLRKIQTFVSQIIAKEYQNLTDNGKEKFQRMQNAAQRMQTLINDLLSYSRTNIQERIFVKTNLSKIIEDVKEDLKEELEQKNATIISGENCEANIIPFQFRQLLYNLVSNSLKFSDPDILPRIKITSKIEKGKTLNNDALENEKMYCHIVVSDNGIGFEQQYSSKIFEVFQRLHGKIEYTGTGIGLAIVKKIVENHNGIITATGELNKGAIFDIYLPATE from the coding sequence ATGAGCCGTACAAATGAGAAATATTATTTTTTGAATGGCGGTGGCGAAATGGGAGAACTTATTCGTGCTAAAGACTGGAGTAAAACATCTTTAGGAAATCCTGATAGCTGGCCACAAAGTCTCTGTACCATGATGGCTGTTGTGCTTAACAACCCGATTGGAATGTATATAGCCTGGGGAGATCATTTTACACAAATTTACAATGACGCGTTTCGTCCAATTTTAGGTTTAAACAAACATCCGGAAGCATTAGGAAACAGCTCAAGAGAAACATTTTCAGAAATTTGGAACACAATAGGTCCAATGTTCGATGATGTTATGAATGATAAAGCAGTTGGTTTTTCTGATTTAAAATTAATATTAAACAGAAACGGATTTGATGAAGAATGTTATTTTAATTTCTCTTATACACCAATCAAAAAAGTAGACGGAAAAGTTGGTGGTATTTTGGTAACTGTAGTTGAAACCACCGAAAAAACTACGCAAATTCTGGGTCGAAAAAAGATTGAAGAAAGTGAACAAAAAATTAGACAACTAGTAGAAAATGCCCCTTTTCCAATTGCCTTATATGCCGGAAAAGAAATGATTGTAGAATTGGCAAACGAATCTATAATTAAAATTTGGGGAAAAGGAAATGATGTAATCGGGAAATCGTTTAAAGATGTGGTTCCGGAGCTGGATAACCAGTTGGTCTTTGAACAAATTAATACCGTGTTTGAAACCGGTCAGTCTTTCCACACAAAAAACACTCCTTTAGATTTGGTTGTAGACGGAAAACTCGATACCTATTACTTTAATTACAGCCTAACTCCTCTATTTGACACGAATGGAAAAATATTTGGGGTAATGAATACCGGAGTAGATCTGACAGATTTAAATCTTGCCAGAAAAAAAATAGAAGAGGCCAACAAACGTTTTAGAGACACTGTAAAACAGGCACCTATAGGAATTACCATTTTGCGTGGTCCTGATTTTATGGTCGAAATGGCAAATGATGCTTATTTAAAACTTGTTGACCGGGAAGAAGAAACCTTTGTAGGCAGACCCTTATTTGAGTCATTACCCGAAGTTAGAGAAAGCGTAAATATTTTTCTGAGCAATGTACTCACGACCGGAATTCCCTTTCACGGAAACGAAGTTCCAATTCCGTTAAACCGTTTTGGAAAACTACAAACTTCATTTTTTGATTTTCTTTATAATCCGCTGAAAGAAGAAAATGGAGAAATTTCAGGAATAATTGTAACCGTTACAGAAGTCAGTGAAAAAGTTGAAGCACGCAAAAAAATTGAACTTAATGAAGAAAGGCTAAAAATTATCGTTGATGCAAGCGAACTTGGAACATGGGAATTAAATTTAATAGAAAATAAAATTCACTATTCTGAGCGATATGTTGAAATTGTTACGGGCAGCAAAGACCATATTGATCTAAAACACGAGCAAGTACTTACCTACATTCATCCTGATGATTTAGCTATACGAAATCAGGCTTACAATGATGCTCTTATTTCAGGTTTGATTAATTATGAGTTAAGAGTAATCTGGGGCGATAAATCGATTCACTGGATTGAGGCCAAAGGAAAAGTTTATTTTGATACTGAAAAGAATCCGGAGAAATTGCTGGGTACAGTAAGAGATATTACAGAAGAAAAAAACCATCAACAGGAACTGGAAAAAAGCGAGAAACGTTTTCGTTCTTTGACAGAAAGTATTCCACAATTAATTTGGGAAACTGATGATAAAGGTAATTCTCTCTTTGCTTCCGGAAAATGGTTTGAATATACCGGAATTCAGCCTGCGGGAGAAGAAGTATGGAAAAGCATGATTCATCCCGACGATTATGACGAAAATGCAAAAATATGGGCTCATAGCTTAAAAACAGGTGAACTTTACAAATGCGATGTTCGCATTAAAAGATATGATGGCAACTACAGATGGCATACCGTAATTGGCGAACCTGTATTTAATGAAAGTAACAAAATTATAAAATGGGTTGGTGCTTTTACTGATATTCATACCGAAAAAGCATTTACTCATGAGCTGGAACAACAAGTAACTGCGCGAACCAGAGAACTAATCGTTATGAATGAATCGCTTCAAAAAAGTGAAGAGCGTTATCATTTAATGGTTGAAGAAGTACAGGATTATGCGATTCTATATCTTAATCGGGAAGGTATTATTGAAAACTGGAATTTAGGAGCCGAAAAAATCAAAGGCTATAAAGCGGAAGAAATTATAGGTCAGAATTTTGCTGTTTTTTACACTGAAGCTGATCGAAAAATCAATCTTCCTCAAACCCTGTTAAATCGTGCAACCGAACAGGGAAAAGCAAAACAGGAAGGCTGGCGTGTACGGAAAAACGGAAGTCTGTTTTGGGCAAGTGTAGTAATTACAGCCATTCATAATAAAAAAAGTCAGGTTATTGGTTTTTCTAAAGTGACCCATGATCTTAGCGAAAAAAAGAAGGCCGACGATAAAATCAGACTGAATGCACTGGAACTGGAACAAAAAAATACGGAACTCGAAAAAATGAATCAGGAGCTTCAGTCTTTTGCTTACATTTCAAGTCACGATTTGCAGGAACCACTCCGAAAAATTCAGACTTTTGTCTCACAAATTATAGCAAAAGAATATCAGAATCTAACTGATAACGGAAAAGAAAAATTTCAGCGAATGCAAAATGCAGCACAACGAATGCAAACACTGATTAATGATCTTTTATCCTATTCGCGCACCAATATTCAGGAAAGAATCTTTGTAAAAACTAATCTTTCTAAAATAATTGAAGATGTAAAAGAAGATTTAAAAGAAGAACTGGAACAAAAAAATGCTACAATAATTTCTGGCGAAAACTGCGAAGCAAACATTATTCCGTTTCAGTTCAGACAATTATTATATAATCTTGTGAGTAACTCGCTTAAATTTTCAGATCCGGATATTTTGCCCCGAATCAAAATTACCAGTAAAATTGAAAAAGGTAAAACACTAAATAATGATGCACTGGAAAATGAAAAAATGTATTGCCACATTGTAGTATCTGATAACGGAATTGGTTTTGAACAACAATACAGCTCCAAAATATTCGAAGTATTTCAGCGTCTACATGGAAAAATCGAATATACCGGAACCGGAATCGGACTGGCCATTGTAAAAAAGATTGTTGAAAATCACAACGGAATTATCACCGCAACAGGCGAGCTTAACAAAGGTGCTATTTTTGACATTTATCTGCCAGCAACAGAATAA
- a CDS encoding TetR/AcrR family transcriptional regulator: MRVRDIDKEKLVIEMAIDQIVQEGFQGFSMNKLAKACSISVGTLYIYYADKDDLIQKIGASMALKFFKSTIKDFSPEMSFEDGLWKQWENRANFAMKHPKEVAFFEIIKHSPHGEIILDSIKEFSDFRAIMNQFTDNALRNKELLPMSFEAFWCVAYGPLYTLLNMHAEKKSMGGKPFVLTKEIMKEAFTATIKGLKP; the protein is encoded by the coding sequence ATGAGAGTAAGAGATATCGACAAAGAAAAACTGGTAATTGAAATGGCGATCGATCAGATCGTTCAGGAAGGATTTCAAGGATTTAGTATGAATAAGCTAGCGAAGGCTTGTTCGATTTCTGTTGGGACACTCTACATTTATTATGCTGATAAAGATGATTTAATTCAGAAAATAGGAGCCAGCATGGCGTTGAAGTTTTTTAAAAGTACCATAAAAGACTTTTCGCCCGAAATGTCATTTGAAGATGGTTTGTGGAAACAATGGGAAAACCGCGCCAACTTTGCAATGAAGCATCCTAAAGAAGTTGCCTTTTTTGAGATCATCAAACATTCGCCGCATGGAGAAATTATTTTAGATTCTATCAAAGAGTTTTCTGATTTCAGAGCTATAATGAACCAATTTACCGATAATGCATTACGAAACAAAGAACTTCTCCCAATGAGTTTTGAGGCATTTTGGTGTGTGGCTTACGGACCATTATATACTTTGCTAAACATGCACGCCGAGAAAAAAAGTATGGGCGGGAAACCTTTTGTACTTACTAAAGAAATTATGAAAGAAGCTTTTACAGCTACAATTAAAGGACTTAAACCATGA
- a CDS encoding AI-2E family transporter: MENSSLTKQKELFGTILQLVFVLLIVGFCLMLLLPFFMPILWAIILAVIFYPFFNFLQRKLKGRKSLASVLITVTIVALMILPVIYFLSSAISNFVELKSSLDAGTLKIAPPGQNIKDWPVIGKPLYEFLHLLSSDLQKGMIKYDAQIKEMAKKVMESVLSSGMAFLQFILSVIIAGILLVSTDAKNLVTKLIRKIAGNKADEIEVITVSTIHQVVKGILGVAVIQTIIQAFGLYLADIPYAGLLTLICLIFSILQIGPIIINIGVIIYLFSLGDSGHAIFWTIFFIISGLSDNVLKPLLLGKGALVPMLIIFLGVIGGFIMSGFIGLFVGPIVFSIGYKLFIAWLDDQPV; the protein is encoded by the coding sequence ATGGAAAATTCTAGTCTTACCAAACAAAAAGAACTCTTCGGGACTATTTTGCAGTTGGTTTTTGTTTTGCTCATTGTGGGGTTTTGTCTGATGTTACTGCTGCCGTTTTTCATGCCGATACTTTGGGCAATAATACTGGCCGTAATATTTTATCCCTTTTTTAATTTTCTTCAGAGAAAATTAAAAGGCAGAAAATCCTTGGCGTCAGTACTGATTACGGTTACAATAGTGGCTTTGATGATTTTACCGGTTATTTATTTTCTAAGTTCAGCGATAAGTAATTTTGTAGAGTTAAAAAGCAGTCTCGATGCGGGAACGCTCAAAATTGCACCGCCGGGTCAAAATATAAAAGACTGGCCTGTTATTGGAAAACCGCTCTATGAGTTCCTGCATTTATTGTCTTCTGATTTGCAAAAGGGAATGATTAAATACGATGCGCAAATAAAAGAAATGGCCAAAAAAGTGATGGAAAGTGTACTTAGTTCCGGAATGGCTTTTCTGCAATTTATCCTTTCTGTAATTATTGCGGGAATTCTATTGGTTTCAACCGATGCTAAGAATTTAGTCACCAAGCTGATAAGAAAAATTGCCGGAAACAAGGCAGACGAAATTGAAGTTATTACAGTTTCAACTATCCATCAGGTAGTAAAAGGAATTCTTGGTGTGGCCGTTATCCAGACTATTATTCAGGCATTTGGGTTATACTTGGCAGACATTCCATATGCCGGATTATTAACGCTGATATGCCTTATTTTCTCCATTTTGCAAATAGGCCCGATCATTATAAATATTGGTGTAATTATTTATCTGTTTTCTTTGGGAGATTCAGGTCACGCCATTTTCTGGACGATATTCTTTATCATTAGCGGACTTTCGGATAATGTTCTAAAACCTCTTTTACTAGGTAAAGGTGCTTTGGTGCCCATGCTGATTATTTTTCTGGGCGTTATTGGAGGTTTTATAATGTCGGGATTCATAGGCTTGTTTGTAGGGCCAATCGTGTTTTCTATTGGTTACAAATTATTTATTGCCTGGCTTGATGACCAGCCTGTTTAA
- a CDS encoding murein L,D-transpeptidase catalytic domain family protein, whose translation MKILNLILFFSISFFAIPKVTDSNKDITATEAERFNNQLDEVKKVINLNPSCNTKIAFLVDMKIKSGKNRFFVYDLANDKIIDEGLVAHGSGSETGIKGELKFSNEPNSNATSLGRYIIGKSYKGIFGKAYKLAGLDESNNNAFKRAVVLHSYSAVPEEEQDYYISRSKGCPMVSEVFFKRLEKIIDSSKSNIVLSIYY comes from the coding sequence ATGAAAATTCTTAATTTAATTTTATTCTTTTCGATATCATTTTTTGCTATTCCAAAAGTAACAGACAGCAATAAAGATATAACTGCTACTGAAGCAGAACGATTTAATAATCAGTTGGATGAAGTTAAAAAAGTTATTAATTTAAATCCCTCTTGCAATACTAAAATTGCTTTTCTTGTTGATATGAAAATCAAATCGGGCAAGAACCGCTTTTTTGTTTATGATTTGGCAAATGATAAAATTATAGACGAAGGACTTGTAGCCCACGGCAGTGGTTCAGAAACCGGGATTAAAGGAGAATTAAAATTTAGTAATGAACCCAATTCAAATGCTACTTCTCTGGGGCGCTATATCATCGGAAAATCTTATAAAGGAATATTTGGAAAAGCGTACAAATTAGCCGGACTGGATGAATCAAATAATAACGCTTTTAAACGAGCCGTAGTTTTACATTCTTATTCGGCAGTTCCGGAAGAGGAGCAAGATTATTATATCTCTCGCAGTAAAGGTTGTCCAATGGTGAGCGAAGTTTTTTTTAAAAGACTCGAAAAAATTATAGACAGTTCAAAATCTAATATTGTTTTAAGTATATATTATTAA
- a CDS encoding MFS transporter has translation MEKTTIESTAFTLHQKIIIAILALLQFTVILDFVVISPLGDILMKKLDMTTSDFGFAVSAYAFSAGISGLLAAGFADKFDRKKLLIFFYIGFIIGTVFCALSTNYHMLLMARIFTGLFGGVIGSVSLAIVTDLFMIQQRGRVMGFIQMAYASSQILGVPMGLYFANHWGWHSTFIMIAVLGLLILAAILTQLPAITKHLELQSDKNPFLHLWHTLSNKQYQVGFAAIAFLSIGGFMLQPFGSAFLVNNIHISQEELPMVFFFTGLSVLFIMPLIGKLSDKISKFKLFAAGSVLSIIMILIYTNLSPIPLWQVVALNMILFMGIMSRMIPATTLNTAIPDMKDRGAYMSITSSLQQIAGGIGAVSAGFIVHQQTKTAPLEHYDMLGYVVAIVTSLSIFLIWRVSKLASAKAKEEKI, from the coding sequence GTGGAAAAAACTACTATAGAAAGCACGGCTTTCACCTTACATCAAAAAATAATTATTGCCATACTGGCGCTTTTACAATTTACTGTCATACTTGATTTTGTTGTTATTTCCCCTTTGGGAGATATATTAATGAAAAAATTAGATATGACCACCTCAGATTTTGGTTTTGCAGTTTCTGCTTACGCCTTTAGTGCGGGGATTTCCGGACTTTTAGCAGCAGGTTTCGCAGACAAATTCGATAGAAAAAAACTATTGATTTTCTTTTATATCGGATTTATTATTGGTACCGTTTTCTGTGCACTTTCAACTAATTACCATATGCTGCTTATGGCGCGAATTTTTACCGGACTTTTCGGAGGCGTTATTGGTTCTGTTTCATTGGCAATCGTAACCGATTTATTTATGATTCAGCAACGAGGACGTGTTATGGGATTTATTCAGATGGCCTATGCATCTAGCCAGATTCTTGGTGTACCAATGGGATTGTATTTTGCCAATCATTGGGGCTGGCATTCTACTTTTATCATGATTGCCGTTTTAGGTTTATTGATTCTGGCTGCAATTTTAACACAATTACCGGCCATTACAAAACACCTGGAATTACAGTCAGATAAAAACCCGTTTTTGCATCTTTGGCATACGTTAAGCAATAAACAATATCAGGTTGGTTTTGCTGCGATTGCCTTTCTTTCTATTGGAGGGTTTATGCTTCAGCCATTTGGAAGTGCTTTTTTAGTCAACAATATTCACATCAGTCAGGAAGAACTTCCAATGGTATTTTTCTTTACCGGGCTTTCCGTTCTTTTTATCATGCCACTTATTGGGAAACTAAGTGATAAAATAAGCAAGTTTAAATTGTTTGCAGCAGGATCTGTACTTTCGATAATTATGATTTTAATTTATACCAATCTTAGTCCGATTCCGCTTTGGCAGGTGGTAGCTCTAAACATGATTTTGTTTATGGGAATCATGAGTCGTATGATTCCTGCTACAACTCTAAATACTGCAATTCCGGATATGAAAGACCGTGGTGCTTATATGTCAATAACCTCTTCATTACAGCAAATTGCAGGAGGAATAGGAGCTGTTAGTGCCGGATTTATTGTACATCAGCAAACCAAAACAGCACCATTAGAACATTATGATATGTTGGGTTATGTAGTAGCGATTGTAACCTCATTGAGTATATTTCTTATCTGGAGAGTTAGTAAACTTGCCAGTGCAAAAGCTAAAGAAGAAAAGATTTAA
- a CDS encoding response regulator, with the protein MNKQHYNLLLADDDEDDCSFFKEALDELSLPVTLVTVNDGVQLMDYLAENSTSNLPDILFLDLNMPRKNGHECLKEIKEIDALNKLPIIIFSTSLDTEIVDLMYGKGATHYIRKPGDFSKLKNVIGKAITETSSSEQPAREHFILQP; encoded by the coding sequence ATGAACAAACAGCATTATAATCTTTTACTAGCAGACGATGACGAAGATGATTGCTCTTTTTTTAAAGAAGCACTTGACGAATTATCGCTTCCTGTAACTCTTGTAACTGTAAATGATGGTGTGCAATTAATGGATTATTTAGCAGAAAATTCGACAAGTAATTTGCCTGATATTCTTTTTCTTGATTTAAATATGCCTCGCAAAAATGGCCATGAATGTCTCAAAGAAATTAAAGAAATTGATGCCCTGAATAAACTTCCCATAATAATTTTTTCTACCTCTCTCGATACAGAAATTGTTGATTTGATGTATGGTAAAGGAGCTACCCATTATATTCGTAAACCTGGTGATTTTTCTAAATTAAAAAATGTGATAGGCAAAGCTATTACAGAAACAAGTAGTTCAGAACAACCTGCCCGTGAACATTTTATTCTTCAACCCTAA
- a CDS encoding helix-turn-helix domain-containing protein — protein MTTDIIELNDSIVLIEQSNTTKPFVQKCEIDGDAVGFAFYGSGNVELEIKHNNQTKYLTNTTGLAICFFGNQKVEFSHKIEPDKPLQSISIFTKLKHLNSLPPAEKEIFENQLPELLNPKEHFVQGPSYYMTLDMQLAVQKIFNTTYTGNTRLLFLKSQVNELLAHFFALLSTESKIDFSEIDKNKLFKAKEIVTTHYSKPPSITQLSQMVGLNSNKLKKNFKELFGIPVFKFVQEERLHKAYELLRESEKTVQEAAWDVGYESLSSFSNAFHKKFGMRPNEVRLQFLSNKS, from the coding sequence ATGACAACAGATATTATTGAATTGAATGATTCTATTGTTTTAATAGAACAGTCTAACACGACAAAACCTTTTGTTCAAAAATGCGAAATCGACGGTGATGCTGTTGGATTTGCTTTTTATGGATCGGGCAATGTCGAATTGGAAATAAAGCATAACAATCAAACCAAATATCTGACCAACACAACAGGTTTGGCAATTTGTTTTTTTGGAAATCAAAAAGTTGAATTCTCTCATAAAATTGAACCCGACAAGCCTTTACAGTCTATTAGTATTTTTACCAAACTAAAACATCTTAATTCTTTGCCTCCGGCCGAAAAAGAGATTTTTGAAAATCAGCTTCCGGAATTATTAAATCCGAAAGAGCATTTTGTACAAGGTCCGTCCTATTATATGACACTTGACATGCAATTGGCGGTACAAAAAATCTTTAATACCACTTATACCGGCAATACGAGATTATTGTTTTTAAAAAGTCAGGTCAATGAACTTCTGGCACATTTCTTTGCACTTTTGTCTACAGAAAGCAAAATTGATTTCTCTGAAATTGACAAAAACAAATTATTTAAAGCAAAGGAAATTGTTACTACACATTATTCTAAACCCCCATCAATCACTCAATTATCGCAGATGGTTGGTCTGAACAGTAATAAACTGAAAAAGAATTTTAAAGAACTTTTTGGTATTCCGGTTTTTAAATTTGTTCAGGAAGAAAGGCTTCATAAAGCATATGAATTGCTCCGCGAAAGCGAAAAAACAGTTCAGGAAGCGGCCTGGGATGTGGGTTACGAAAGTCTGAGTTCGTTTTCTAATGCCTTTCATAAAAAATTCGGAATGCGGCCTAATGAGGTCAGACTTCAATTCCTTTCAAACAAATCTTAA